From the genome of Cedecea lapagei, one region includes:
- a CDS encoding ABC-F family ATP-binding cassette domain-containing protein encodes MSTLLTAQSLHLDTAFGSLLESITFTLKKGDRIGLIGHNGCGKSTLLKLLDGTLSPTSGSVTRAATCLTARVEQHLPENLNAMTMLDAVLAQIEENQRISERWRVEALLASMGFSEADWLLASGTLSGGQHTRLLLARALIGEPDLLLLDEPSNHLDLPTLLWLEQFLRGWSGSFVLVSHDRSLLDNVTNGSWILRDRSLHFFALPCTQARSALEERDKTDAHRHQAEQKEIDRITASAKRLAIWGRVYDNEDLSRKAKQMEKRIDRLKDEQTELTAGSQWQLKLKGEALVADRLLELEAISVRPAPECEPLFSLPLQRVKSGDRVAVLGRNGCGKSSLLRLLWQQYQQPEREEGIRLHPRVHLGYYDQTLHQLNDGDSLLDALEPFAPFSEQDRKMALISAGFPWLRHQQTVSTLSGGERSRLLFVGLTLARYSLLMLDEPTNHLDMEGKEALAETLQTFEGGVLLVTHDRELIARGCNRFWLVDNGVLSEWHDLDALYALLTAEETGQPGTEAKPQPEQIVTEHYRESDALLERLIELEEKLAEDIARKEKHQKPALQKEWREEIEALNKKLAI; translated from the coding sequence ATGAGCACCTTATTAACCGCCCAATCTCTGCACCTCGACACCGCTTTTGGTTCGCTGCTGGAGTCCATCACCTTTACCCTGAAGAAAGGCGACCGCATCGGCCTGATTGGCCATAACGGCTGCGGCAAAAGTACCCTGCTAAAACTGCTGGACGGCACCCTTTCGCCCACCAGCGGCTCGGTGACGCGAGCGGCGACCTGCCTGACGGCAAGGGTTGAGCAACACCTTCCTGAAAACCTGAATGCGATGACCATGCTCGATGCCGTGCTGGCTCAAATTGAGGAAAACCAGCGCATTAGCGAGCGCTGGCGAGTGGAAGCTTTGCTGGCGAGCATGGGCTTTAGCGAAGCTGACTGGCTGCTGGCTTCCGGCACGCTGAGCGGCGGGCAGCATACACGCCTGCTTCTGGCGCGAGCGCTGATTGGCGAGCCTGACCTGCTGCTGCTTGATGAACCGAGCAACCACCTGGATCTGCCTACGTTACTCTGGCTTGAGCAGTTCCTGCGCGGCTGGAGTGGCAGCTTTGTGCTGGTTTCTCACGACCGCAGCCTGCTGGATAACGTCACCAACGGTAGCTGGATCCTGCGGGATCGTTCGCTGCATTTCTTTGCGCTGCCATGTACTCAGGCGCGTAGCGCGCTGGAAGAGCGGGATAAGACCGACGCCCACCGCCACCAGGCGGAGCAAAAGGAAATTGACCGAATCACCGCCAGCGCCAAACGCCTCGCTATTTGGGGGCGGGTCTACGATAACGAAGACCTCTCCCGGAAAGCCAAGCAGATGGAGAAGCGCATCGACCGGCTGAAGGATGAGCAAACCGAGCTTACTGCCGGCAGTCAGTGGCAGCTTAAGCTGAAGGGCGAAGCGCTGGTAGCCGACCGGTTGCTGGAGCTGGAAGCAATCAGCGTGCGGCCTGCGCCGGAATGCGAGCCGCTGTTCTCTCTACCGTTGCAGAGAGTAAAAAGCGGTGACCGCGTCGCTGTACTCGGCCGTAACGGCTGCGGCAAGTCGTCGCTGCTTCGCCTGCTGTGGCAGCAGTACCAGCAACCGGAGCGTGAGGAAGGCATTCGCCTCCATCCTCGCGTCCACCTGGGGTATTACGACCAGACGCTTCACCAGCTTAACGACGGCGACTCGCTGCTTGATGCACTCGAGCCCTTCGCCCCGTTCAGCGAGCAGGACAGGAAAATGGCCTTAATTAGCGCCGGATTCCCGTGGCTGCGCCATCAGCAAACCGTCAGTACGCTGAGCGGCGGCGAGCGTTCACGCCTTCTGTTCGTCGGCCTGACGCTGGCGCGCTACTCCCTGCTGATGCTGGACGAGCCAACCAACCACCTGGACATGGAAGGCAAAGAGGCGCTGGCGGAAACGCTGCAAACCTTTGAAGGTGGCGTGCTGCTGGTGACCCACGACCGCGAGCTGATAGCCAGAGGCTGCAACCGCTTCTGGCTGGTGGATAACGGCGTGCTGAGCGAATGGCACGATCTGGACGCGCTTTACGCCCTGCTGACCGCAGAGGAAACCGGCCAGCCGGGGACCGAAGCGAAACCTCAGCCCGAACAAATCGTCACTGAGCATTACCGCGAAAGCGACGCGCTGCTGGAGCGGCTTATCGAGCTGGAAGAAAAGCTGGCGGAGGATATTGCGCGTAAGGAAAAGCACCAGAAACCTGCGCTGCAAAAGGAGTGGCGTGAAGAGATAGAGGCGCTAAATAAAAAGTTAGCGATTTAA
- a CDS encoding alpha/beta fold hydrolase, whose amino-acid sequence MQNFFSTTAQCRVRYLDLPGGGVPLFFIHGLGCASSYEYPRVVSDPAWSSRRSILIDLPGSGYSDRPQDYGYSTSEQAKVVGELVEYLGLNRFFLYGHSMGGSIAIEVAASMPGKIAGLMVSEPNFHAGGGMYSRMIAAQSEEEFVTHGYQKAIAANEANPWSGSLQSTEAKAAWRAASSLVKGIDPDWHQLFAQLKIPKTLIFGELSLPDEDFTAFQQAGVATAIVPSAGHSMSWENPAGLARVLAEQCGA is encoded by the coding sequence ATGCAAAACTTCTTCTCCACCACGGCGCAATGCCGCGTGCGTTATCTGGATTTACCCGGCGGAGGCGTGCCGCTGTTCTTCATTCATGGCCTCGGCTGTGCGTCCTCCTATGAATATCCTCGGGTTGTCAGCGATCCGGCCTGGAGCTCCCGGCGCAGTATTCTCATCGACTTGCCCGGCAGCGGCTATAGCGACAGGCCACAGGATTACGGCTACAGCACCAGCGAGCAGGCAAAAGTCGTGGGCGAGCTGGTGGAGTATCTGGGACTAAACCGTTTCTTTCTTTACGGGCACAGCATGGGCGGCAGCATTGCCATCGAGGTAGCGGCTTCAATGCCTGGGAAGATAGCCGGCCTTATGGTGTCGGAACCCAACTTCCATGCCGGCGGTGGAATGTATAGCCGCATGATTGCGGCGCAAAGCGAAGAGGAATTTGTGACCCATGGCTACCAGAAAGCGATAGCGGCGAATGAAGCTAATCCGTGGTCAGGCAGCCTGCAAAGCACCGAGGCAAAAGCGGCCTGGCGCGCGGCTTCCAGCCTGGTTAAGGGCATTGATCCAGACTGGCATCAGCTTTTCGCCCAGCTAAAGATCCCGAAAACGCTTATTTTTGGTGAGCTTTCGCTGCCCGATGAAGATTTTACCGCCTTCCAGCAGGCCGGCGTTGCCACTGCGATTGTGCCAAGTGCCGGGCACTCCATGTCCTGGGAAAACCCCGCCGGGCTGGCACGAGTGCTGGCTGAGCAATGCGGTGCTTAA
- a CDS encoding esterase-like activity of phytase family protein, whose translation MKLKILALLCSAVFPLAGYAADVQINRYVVTFPQGDSVAYKGEYAANFPHGLPVGVGSGLTFMGKQGDDLIFTTVTDRGPNADSPKAGKKETKIFANPDFTPLLMTIRVGNGRAEAIDAKPLHDELGPVSGLPLPEGLIGATNEIALSDTLHQLKSDKRGLDTEGVTPDGKGGYWLCDEYGPFVIHVDADGKIIQKYGPQAEHGEQGVASGLPNIVKWRQPNRGFEGITRMPDGRIIAAVQSTLDIDGKTKNSAQFTRLVRLDPATGKTQMYGYPIDVDAYKKAKDAKIGDIVALDNHRLLLIEQGGDKNKQMRNLVYVVDLNGASDLASFDKEKAPEFDDAGQLKARGIKLASKKEVVDLRKLGWQQEKAEGMALIDNQTIAVINDNDFGLQAVLENADDYQIDGKGHLLKDGAEVATKIVLKPLEKPESQNDIWVIKLPEPVK comes from the coding sequence ATGAAATTAAAAATACTTGCCTTACTTTGCAGTGCCGTTTTCCCTCTGGCCGGTTATGCTGCGGATGTGCAGATTAATCGTTACGTTGTCACTTTTCCGCAAGGGGATAGCGTGGCCTATAAAGGAGAATATGCGGCTAACTTCCCTCATGGCTTGCCGGTAGGCGTGGGTTCGGGCCTGACCTTTATGGGCAAGCAGGGCGACGACCTGATCTTTACCACGGTGACGGATCGCGGGCCAAACGCCGACTCGCCGAAAGCAGGGAAAAAAGAGACAAAGATTTTCGCTAACCCGGACTTTACGCCACTGCTGATGACTATTCGCGTTGGCAACGGCAGGGCCGAAGCCATAGACGCGAAGCCGCTGCATGACGAGCTGGGTCCCGTCAGCGGCCTGCCGCTGCCGGAAGGGCTTATCGGCGCAACCAATGAAATTGCGCTGAGTGATACGCTCCATCAGCTGAAAAGCGATAAGCGAGGGCTGGACACCGAAGGCGTAACGCCGGACGGCAAAGGCGGCTACTGGCTGTGCGATGAATACGGCCCGTTCGTTATCCATGTGGATGCTGACGGGAAAATCATACAGAAATATGGCCCGCAGGCTGAACACGGTGAGCAGGGCGTAGCGAGCGGATTGCCGAATATTGTCAAATGGCGCCAGCCTAACCGCGGCTTTGAAGGCATTACCCGCATGCCGGATGGCCGCATTATTGCGGCGGTGCAAAGCACGCTGGATATTGACGGCAAAACCAAAAACAGCGCGCAGTTTACCCGTCTGGTAAGACTTGACCCGGCGACCGGTAAAACGCAAATGTACGGCTATCCGATTGACGTGGACGCCTATAAAAAAGCCAAAGATGCAAAAATTGGCGACATCGTGGCGCTGGATAACCACCGTCTGCTGCTGATCGAGCAGGGCGGCGACAAAAACAAACAGATGCGTAATCTGGTGTATGTTGTCGATCTCAACGGCGCGTCCGATCTGGCCAGTTTTGATAAGGAGAAAGCCCCTGAGTTTGATGACGCCGGGCAGCTGAAAGCTCGCGGCATCAAGCTGGCGAGCAAAAAAGAGGTTGTCGACCTGCGCAAACTGGGCTGGCAGCAGGAAAAAGCCGAAGGGATGGCGCTGATTGATAATCAGACGATTGCTGTTATCAACGACAATGACTTTGGCCTGCAGGCCGTGCTGGAGAACGCCGATGACTATCAGATTGACGGTAAAGGCCACCTGCTGAAAGACGGCGCGGAAGTGGCGACAAAAATCGTGCTGAAGCCGCTGGAAAAACCTGAATCGCAAAACGACATCTGGGTGATCAAGCTGCCAGAGCCGGTGAAATAA
- a CDS encoding bestrophin family protein produces MIVRPHQHWLARLFVWHGSVLEKIYSRLLLNLALSISVIFFLPWYETLGIKLTIAPFSILGVAIAIFLGFRNSACYARFNEARLLWGQLAITSRSLLREVKTLAGDQPEAVRQFVNLQVAFCHSLRMTLRRKPQQETLSRYLSPQDLAWVSESHAPCNRLLMLMGGWLNQQRERGVISDVLWRSLDNHLNELSTVSGGCERILSTPMPFAYSLIQHRTVYIFCIMLPFALVTDLHYMTPFVSVFVSYTFISLDSLAEELEDPFGTEDNDLPLDAICVAIERDLRDMNGEAEKPEALKPNRHYRLS; encoded by the coding sequence ATGATCGTTCGCCCACATCAACACTGGCTGGCTCGTCTGTTCGTCTGGCACGGCTCGGTACTGGAAAAGATCTATTCACGCCTGCTGCTGAATCTTGCCCTGTCCATTAGCGTAATTTTTTTCCTGCCGTGGTATGAAACCCTCGGGATCAAGCTCACCATCGCGCCGTTCAGCATTCTCGGCGTGGCCATCGCTATTTTTCTCGGGTTTCGCAACAGCGCCTGCTATGCACGTTTTAACGAAGCGCGTTTGTTGTGGGGGCAGCTGGCTATCACTTCTCGCTCTTTACTGCGCGAGGTGAAAACGCTGGCGGGTGACCAGCCTGAAGCGGTCCGGCAATTTGTGAATTTGCAGGTGGCCTTCTGCCACAGCCTGCGGATGACGCTGCGCAGAAAACCGCAGCAGGAAACGCTTAGCCGCTACCTTTCCCCACAGGATCTGGCCTGGGTAAGCGAAAGCCATGCGCCGTGTAATCGCCTCTTAATGCTGATGGGCGGTTGGTTAAACCAGCAGCGCGAGCGCGGCGTTATCTCTGACGTGCTGTGGCGTAGCCTTGACAACCACCTCAACGAACTTTCTACTGTATCCGGCGGCTGCGAGCGTATTCTTTCGACGCCTATGCCGTTCGCCTACAGCCTTATCCAGCATCGCACGGTTTATATCTTCTGCATCATGCTGCCGTTTGCCCTGGTGACCGACCTCCACTATATGACGCCGTTTGTTTCCGTATTCGTTTCCTACACCTTTATCTCACTCGACTCGCTGGCGGAAGAGCTGGAAGATCCGTTTGGCACCGAAGATAACGACCTGCCGCTGGATGCTATTTGCGTGGCCATTGAGCGTGATCTGCGAGATATGAACGGTGAGGCAGAGAAACCGGAAGCGCTGAAACCTAATCGGCATTATCGTCTTAGCTAG
- a CDS encoding ArsR/SmtB family transcription factor encodes METHFLESGLAAVAAAIADKTRASMLCALMDGRAWTATELSIMAGVAPSTASSHLAKLMEQSLIACVQQGRHRYYRLYSGQIASALEGLMGLVGRDNMTMRTKTPANLRYARTCYDHMAGEIAVELHDALFRLNWLEGEEYSVTAHGKEQLLLLGVNTETGSSRRRYACGCLDWSERREHLGGQLGKALLHACEQKGWMRRDLVSRELHLSESGKRKLAATFGVAF; translated from the coding sequence ATGGAAACACATTTTCTGGAATCGGGTCTTGCCGCCGTCGCCGCTGCCATTGCAGATAAAACACGCGCCAGTATGCTTTGCGCGCTGATGGATGGCCGGGCCTGGACCGCAACCGAATTAAGTATTATGGCCGGGGTGGCGCCATCCACCGCCAGCAGTCACCTGGCAAAGCTGATGGAACAATCGTTGATTGCCTGCGTACAGCAGGGGCGGCACCGCTACTACCGACTTTATAGCGGCCAGATTGCCAGCGCGCTGGAAGGGTTAATGGGGCTGGTTGGGCGCGATAACATGACCATGCGCACAAAAACCCCCGCCAATCTTCGCTACGCCAGAACCTGCTATGACCATATGGCGGGAGAAATTGCGGTTGAGCTACACGATGCGCTGTTTCGTCTTAACTGGCTGGAAGGTGAAGAATATTCCGTGACTGCCCACGGCAAAGAGCAGCTGCTGCTCCTTGGTGTAAATACGGAAACAGGCTCATCACGCCGCCGCTACGCCTGCGGCTGCCTGGACTGGAGCGAAAGGCGCGAACATCTGGGCGGTCAGTTAGGCAAGGCGCTGCTGCATGCCTGCGAGCAAAAAGGGTGGATGCGGCGGGATTTGGTTAGCCGCGAGCTGCACCTGTCTGAGAGCGGTAAGCGCAAGCTGGCGGCGACTTTTGGTGTGGCGTTTTGA
- a CDS encoding antibiotic biosynthesis monooxygenase family protein: MIAVIFEVLPAEDNYNRYLELAAELKPLLAEIEGFISIERFQSLSEPGKILSLSFWRDEDAVQQWRNRELHRSVQQQGRSAIFTDYRLRVASVIRDYGMFDREQAPQDSRKAHNGEADE; the protein is encoded by the coding sequence ATGATCGCCGTAATTTTTGAAGTCCTGCCAGCTGAAGATAACTATAACCGCTATCTTGAACTGGCGGCAGAGCTGAAGCCGCTGCTGGCTGAAATTGAGGGTTTTATTTCAATCGAGCGTTTTCAGAGTCTTAGCGAACCGGGCAAGATACTCTCGCTTTCGTTCTGGCGCGATGAGGACGCCGTGCAGCAATGGCGTAACCGGGAGCTGCATCGCAGCGTTCAGCAACAGGGCCGTAGCGCAATCTTTACTGATTACCGGCTAAGGGTGGCAAGTGTGATTCGGGATTACGGAATGTTCGATCGTGAGCAGGCTCCCCAGGATAGCCGTAAAGCGCACAACGGAGAAGCTGATGAGTGA
- a CDS encoding sulfite exporter TauE/SafE family protein yields the protein MSDITLTLAIAATFLLAGTVKGVTGMGLPTVAMGILGSLISPVAAAGMLLLPSFLTNVFQLYEGGNLTVLLRRLWPMMLSIVLGTVASSSLLASGSSHATTIALGIALIVYALWTLFARPLQVPARHERWLSPLAGLLTGLLTGGTGVFVIPAVPYIQSLGLERDELVQALGLSFTFSTLALAAGLWWHGALQEMAVSTSIMAVIAALIGLFAGQRIRRCISPLAFKRGFLVCLLLLGGDMVLRTLL from the coding sequence ATGAGTGATATTACGTTAACCCTGGCGATTGCCGCCACGTTTCTACTCGCAGGCACCGTAAAAGGCGTAACGGGCATGGGATTACCTACCGTTGCTATGGGTATTTTAGGCTCGCTGATTTCCCCGGTGGCCGCGGCTGGTATGCTGCTGCTGCCCTCTTTTTTGACCAATGTTTTCCAGCTCTATGAGGGCGGGAATCTTACCGTATTGCTCAGGCGTCTGTGGCCGATGATGCTGTCCATCGTGCTTGGTACCGTTGCCAGCAGCAGTCTGTTAGCTTCGGGCAGCAGCCACGCAACCACGATTGCGCTGGGCATCGCCCTGATTGTTTATGCTTTATGGACACTTTTTGCCAGGCCTCTGCAGGTGCCGGCTCGCCACGAACGCTGGCTTTCTCCCCTTGCTGGTTTACTCACCGGGCTGTTAACGGGTGGAACAGGCGTGTTTGTGATCCCCGCAGTGCCTTACATTCAGTCCCTTGGCCTCGAGCGCGATGAACTGGTTCAGGCGCTCGGGCTTTCCTTTACGTTTTCTACCCTTGCGCTGGCGGCCGGGCTTTGGTGGCACGGTGCCCTGCAGGAAATGGCCGTCAGCACGTCCATAATGGCGGTTATCGCCGCGCTTATCGGCCTGTTTGCCGGGCAGCGCATTCGCAGATGCATCAGTCCGCTGGCTTTTAAGCGCGGCTTTCTGGTCTGCCTGCTGCTGCTCGGCGGAGACATGGTGCTCCGTACGCTGCTTTAG
- a CDS encoding rhodanese-like domain-containing protein, whose product MSYVTDYPAATPEKVAAHYLQKLSLETDCADVNAAIHGGDIDFVLLHVVGSEETFARRHLPGAVHLPHRLISETRMAEWPGDTLFVVYCAGPHCNGADRAALKLAQLGRLVKVMPGGITGWENEGLAFA is encoded by the coding sequence ATGAGCTATGTCACTGATTATCCGGCAGCTACTCCAGAAAAAGTTGCTGCACATTACCTGCAAAAACTGTCGTTAGAAACCGATTGTGCGGACGTCAACGCGGCGATTCACGGCGGTGATATCGACTTTGTTTTGCTGCATGTTGTGGGTTCCGAAGAGACGTTTGCTCGTCGGCACCTGCCGGGGGCTGTTCATTTGCCGCACCGGCTTATAAGCGAAACCCGTATGGCCGAATGGCCGGGGGATACGCTGTTTGTGGTGTACTGCGCCGGACCACACTGCAACGGTGCCGACCGAGCGGCACTTAAGCTTGCGCAGCTCGGCAGACTGGTAAAGGTAATGCCGGGCGGCATTACCGGCTGGGAAAATGAAGGCCTGGCTTTCGCCTAA
- the ftrA gene encoding transcriptional regulator FtrA, whose translation MTISVKIMTKLSANPDSPLVVALAYDGLCTFEFGVAVEVFGLPRPEMGENWYRFAVAGIETGELRAMGGIRLAVDGGLPLLTKASLIIVPGWRGIDEPVPETLVEALKAAHMRGARIMSICSGVFVLAAAGLLKGKRATTHWRYTSALQARYPDIEVIPDVLYLDNGDVLTSAGSAAGIDLCLYLVRRDFGAAAANSVARRLVVQPHRDGGQAQFIEQAVPVEYEGERFAPLFDYLQRTLSSQHSVASLASFVGMSPRTFLRRFEAATGVTPARWLLQTRLKRCRELLENSALSIELIAEQTGFGSAATLRHHFRKHLHTSPGAYRNSFTPQNEQFTSG comes from the coding sequence ATGACGATTAGCGTAAAGATTATGACAAAATTATCCGCTAATCCTGATTCTCCGCTCGTCGTGGCCCTGGCCTACGACGGCCTTTGCACCTTTGAATTTGGCGTTGCCGTAGAGGTTTTTGGCCTGCCGCGCCCGGAGATGGGCGAAAACTGGTACCGGTTTGCCGTTGCCGGTATTGAGACTGGCGAGCTGCGAGCGATGGGCGGTATTCGGCTGGCCGTTGACGGCGGGCTGCCTTTACTGACCAAAGCCAGCCTGATAATCGTCCCCGGCTGGCGCGGCATTGATGAGCCCGTGCCTGAGACGCTAGTCGAGGCCCTGAAAGCGGCGCATATGCGCGGCGCCCGCATCATGTCCATCTGCTCCGGCGTATTTGTTCTGGCAGCGGCTGGACTGCTGAAGGGAAAACGGGCAACCACCCACTGGCGCTATACGTCTGCGCTGCAGGCGCGTTACCCGGATATCGAAGTCATTCCGGATGTACTTTACCTGGATAACGGAGACGTTTTGACGTCGGCGGGCAGCGCAGCGGGTATCGACCTCTGCCTGTATCTGGTGCGCCGTGATTTCGGTGCCGCCGCGGCTAACAGCGTTGCCCGTCGATTAGTTGTCCAGCCCCATCGCGACGGAGGCCAGGCTCAGTTTATCGAACAGGCTGTCCCCGTAGAGTACGAAGGTGAACGGTTTGCGCCGCTGTTTGACTACCTGCAGCGCACGCTTAGTAGCCAGCATTCTGTGGCCAGCCTCGCCTCTTTTGTTGGCATGAGCCCGAGGACTTTTTTACGCCGCTTCGAGGCCGCAACGGGCGTGACGCCTGCCCGATGGCTGCTGCAAACCCGCCTTAAACGCTGCCGGGAGCTGCTGGAAAACAGCGCGCTGTCGATAGAGCTTATTGCCGAACAAACGGGGTTTGGTTCGGCGGCGACGCTGCGCCATCACTTTCGGAAACACCTTCATACTTCTCCCGGCGCCTACAGAAACTCATTTACTCCGCAAAACGAACAATTTACCAGCGGTTAG
- the mgtS gene encoding protein MgtS, which produces MLGNMNVFMAVLGFILFSGFLAAWFSHKWDD; this is translated from the coding sequence ATGTTAGGGAACATGAACGTATTTATGGCAGTACTCGGATTCATCTTGTTTTCCGGTTTTCTTGCCGCCTGGTTTAGCCACAAATGGGATGACTAA
- a CDS encoding RcnB family protein, translating into MRKSTKVAVLTAVWLAGALPSLAFAYSGDKQLKATAPGTSTQSYELKEFSSDFKMYKIGDIAPDIYRTEPYNIKSWQLRHLPAPKAGSHWTYMGGNYVLITDAEGKILQALAGDIFYQH; encoded by the coding sequence ATGCGCAAGTCAACAAAAGTAGCGGTTTTAACAGCGGTATGGCTCGCGGGCGCGCTGCCCTCTCTGGCCTTTGCTTATTCAGGGGATAAGCAGCTGAAAGCGACCGCACCCGGCACCTCCACGCAGTCCTATGAACTAAAAGAATTCTCCTCAGATTTCAAAATGTACAAGATCGGCGACATCGCGCCGGACATCTACCGCACGGAACCCTATAACATCAAAAGCTGGCAGCTTCGCCACCTTCCTGCGCCAAAGGCCGGTAGCCACTGGACCTATATGGGCGGCAATTACGTATTAATTACCGATGCCGAAGGTAAAATTCTGCAGGCATTAGCCGGGGATATATTTTATCAGCATTAA
- a CDS encoding MafI family immunity protein, which translates to MDINEKIKTFGEALKNRLDSSLIDFALEYIDSSENVLAFETLCGHIANYQVRITPEEYRQVLDIAGQLEIDNQYAEIDPLKNLLN; encoded by the coding sequence ATGGATATCAATGAAAAAATTAAAACCTTTGGTGAGGCGCTTAAAAATCGGCTGGATTCATCGCTTATTGACTTCGCCCTGGAATATATCGACTCTTCCGAAAATGTACTGGCATTTGAAACGCTGTGTGGACATATCGCAAACTATCAGGTTCGCATTACTCCTGAAGAGTACAGGCAGGTATTGGATATTGCCGGGCAGCTGGAGATCGATAACCAGTATGCTGAAATCGATCCCCTGAAAAATTTATTGAATTAA
- the tam gene encoding trans-aconitate 2-methyltransferase: MQDWNPALYLQFEAERTRPAAELAARIHHPSAATFTDLGCGPGNSTALLRNLAPKATITGLDNSPAMLEKASAALPDCHFEEADIASWQPALKQDVIFANASLQWIANHKQLFPHLAAQLADGGVLAVQMPDNWQEPTHTLMRQVADELGISRSSREALLTAQEYYDLLAESGCTVDIWRTTYFHVMPSARAIIEWLRSTGLRPYLNGLDAIQQEEFVERYHQLLQRAYRKQHDGNVLMPFPRLFIVARKVA, translated from the coding sequence ATGCAGGACTGGAACCCCGCGCTTTATTTGCAGTTTGAAGCTGAACGTACACGCCCGGCCGCTGAGCTGGCAGCCCGTATTCACCACCCCAGCGCGGCCACCTTTACCGATTTGGGCTGCGGCCCCGGCAACTCCACCGCCCTGCTGCGTAATCTGGCGCCCAAAGCCACTATTACCGGACTGGATAACTCGCCCGCCATGCTTGAAAAAGCCAGCGCTGCACTACCCGACTGCCATTTTGAAGAGGCGGATATCGCCAGCTGGCAGCCCGCACTAAAGCAGGACGTGATTTTTGCTAACGCTTCACTACAGTGGATTGCTAACCATAAACAGCTGTTCCCCCATCTGGCCGCACAGCTGGCCGACGGCGGCGTACTTGCGGTACAGATGCCCGATAACTGGCAGGAGCCCACGCATACCCTGATGCGCCAGGTTGCCGACGAGCTGGGGATCTCACGCTCAAGCCGCGAAGCATTGCTTACCGCTCAGGAGTACTACGATCTGCTGGCCGAAAGCGGCTGTACCGTTGATATCTGGCGCACAACATATTTCCACGTTATGCCGTCCGCCCGCGCGATCATCGAATGGCTAAGATCAACAGGCCTGCGCCCTTATCTGAACGGGCTTGACGCCATTCAGCAGGAGGAGTTTGTTGAGCGCTACCACCAGCTTCTACAGCGAGCCTACCGCAAACAGCATGACGGTAATGTTCTGATGCCGTTTCCCCGCTTGTTTATCGTGGCGCGGAAGGTGGCCTAA
- a CDS encoding AraC family transcriptional regulator, protein MQQTERPLGRIIEELHQRVARRYPASGGVKELSCALPWLSFIRIERPTLLNRGMLSPSMCMVLQGSKKMLIGDNVTEYGPGSYSLAAVDMPVSGQVTRASEAEPYYGVRIDLDSKEIADLVVNMNVALPDGNGEKTGAWVAAAEDELQAAFLRLVTLLESPQHLHALAPLIKQEILYRLVIAPAGASFWKQALGWAQGKGVGEAISWIKEHYAEPLVIDELAKRVSMSVSSLHHRFKALTVMSPLQYQKQIRLLEARRRLLSLEGDVASVAWRVGYDSPSQFNREYRRAFGASPLQDIDALRQQGTSL, encoded by the coding sequence ATGCAACAAACCGAGCGGCCTTTGGGCCGCATCATTGAAGAACTGCACCAGCGTGTAGCCCGTCGTTACCCGGCGAGCGGCGGGGTGAAAGAGCTGAGCTGCGCGCTGCCGTGGCTCAGCTTTATTCGCATCGAACGGCCGACACTGCTCAATCGTGGCATGCTATCTCCGTCGATGTGCATGGTGCTGCAGGGCAGCAAAAAAATGCTTATCGGTGACAACGTCACGGAATATGGCCCCGGCAGCTATTCGCTGGCGGCCGTGGATATGCCGGTATCCGGGCAGGTGACCCGCGCCAGCGAAGCCGAGCCTTACTACGGCGTGCGAATCGATCTGGACAGCAAAGAGATAGCCGACCTGGTGGTGAATATGAACGTCGCGCTGCCGGACGGAAACGGTGAAAAAACCGGCGCCTGGGTTGCTGCTGCAGAAGATGAACTTCAGGCCGCGTTCCTGCGTCTGGTCACGCTGCTGGAGAGCCCGCAGCATCTTCATGCCCTTGCGCCTCTTATCAAACAGGAGATTCTCTACCGGCTGGTGATTGCCCCCGCCGGGGCCTCATTCTGGAAGCAGGCTCTGGGCTGGGCGCAGGGTAAGGGCGTGGGGGAAGCTATCAGTTGGATAAAAGAACACTATGCCGAGCCGCTGGTTATCGACGAGCTGGCAAAACGCGTCAGCATGAGCGTTTCCAGCCTGCATCATCGTTTTAAAGCGCTGACGGTGATGAGTCCGCTGCAGTACCAGAAACAGATCCGGCTGCTTGAGGCGCGCCGTCGCTTATTAAGCCTTGAAGGGGATGTGGCAAGCGTAGCCTGGAGGGTCGGTTATGACTCGCCTTCCCAGTTTAACCGGGAGTACCGCCGCGCCTTCGGTGCTTCCCCGCTGCAGGATATTGATGCCCTGCGCCAGCAGGGCACCTCTCTTTAG